Proteins found in one Lycium ferocissimum isolate CSIRO_LF1 chromosome 6, AGI_CSIRO_Lferr_CH_V1, whole genome shotgun sequence genomic segment:
- the LOC132059378 gene encoding protein ROS1A-like, translated as MGKGSEGDSDWVTKTPLSLEAESDSEYNNYSLRPRKRKMIFSSEADKYSLRPRKIKDRFSLGADDEENHRFKGLKFNKTLRHRAETKNYKPKVPRDDDLLKTFIPRTPKCATAERAREDLSGEREKLDEPSGCGFQQPCTSTGRHSEMDGHNIIGDQERPLQRSCKKALRFDDPIVRAVNRPVYEIQIADNLPCSQTFSEDPSSSKKFSRCVQVYHRRLNKCKKVQPFFEWHSKPVQVYHRIFKKNQRHSKCKTVKPFFQERRNKKRKASVILTEGIKDSPGKNASIHKKPRRQVPSSEGGPIVKHSKNSQIHRKKQDALAPINETPSDKDRMILRTKVILDEETIRELEFLMEKPEHEGCKSEKCDERWEKERELFCGRVISFISRMHHIQGDRQFSQWKGSIVDSVAGVFLTQNVSDNLSSSAYMSLAAQYPCYEVRFTSTFQNNIECSDTESRDGVDICHPSTSAENVTKTVQESGLMSERTTENLLSCRSRNRNEKTKLEKSSEGSANQGINRRTNTNVGKREKEEILNEQAEPVLRRKNKNADLKSEAIKWENMRKSSAFVNPKERCANTVDAIDWHAVRAATADEIAKAIMQRGMDKKLALRIKNFINRVILEQGNVDLEWLREVQPEKAKEYLLSIYGLGMKSVECIRLLSLQHQAFPVDTNVGRVLVRLGWVPIQPLPRGQDMHLLKMYPDAKDVHKYLWPRLCTLDHLTLYEFHHQLITFGKVFCTKSSPNCNACPMKAECRHFASAFTSARVPLTGPRKKSSANIDTALAPVDSAFSVDSSSAPTQANLVSSFAEASNSEHLMGDNQNELITYPVLECNGETDLEDYCASDIPTITFDREAFKENLLSYLDEHDLSIKDIDLSNALVIATQEAPLPKWKNIGRLRTEHQVYELPDSHPLLEGLDKREQEDPCPYLLAIRTPGNAASEEPTKEKCQSSNSGETLKKVEKCENCNCDETQNKVAPLNMDPGGNNQTVQGTLLIPCRTANRGRFPLNGTYFQVNEVFADEDSSRQPIEVPRAWIWNLRRKTLYCGTSIRAIFRGMSTKEVQNCFWRGYVCLRGFNPKTRKPGPLPLDLHRPISKSGKSKGEARLSSEDQRE; from the exons ATGGGAAAGGGTTCAGAGGGAGATAGCGATTGGGTAACCAAGACCCCGCTAAGTCTAGAGGCTGAGTCCGACTCTGAATACA ATAATTATTCACTTAGACCGAGGAAACGAAAGATGATATTCAGCTCGGAAGCAG ATAAATATTCTCTACGTCCAAGGAAAATAAAGGACAGGTTTAGCTTGGGTGCAG ATGATGAAGAAAATCACAGATTCAAAGGCTTGAAATTTAACAAGACACTGAGGCATCGAGCTGAAACTAAGAATTATAAGCCAAAAGTACCGCGTGATGATGATCTTCTTAAGACCTTTATCCCTCGGACACCGAAATGTGCCACTGCTGAAAGAGCAAGAGAAGACCTCTCAGGcgaaagggaaaaattggatgagccaagtggatgtggatttcaACAACCTTGTACGTCTACTGGTAGACATTCTGAGATGGATGGACACAATATTATTGGAGATCAAGAACGTCCTTTACAAAGATCTTGCAAGAAAGCATTGCGTTTTGATGATCCAATTGTTAGAGCTGTTAATAGGCCTGTTTATGAGATCCAAATAGCTGATAATCTCCCATGCAGTCAGACTTTTTCGGAGGATCCAAGCTCATCAAAAAAGTTCAGCCGATGTGTCCAG GTGTATCATAGAAGACTTAACAAGTGCAAAAAAGTTCAACCATTCTTTGAGTGGCATAGCAAGCCTGTCCAG GTGTACCATCGAATATTTAAGAAGAATCAGAGGCATAGCAAGTGCAAAACAGTTAAGCCATTCTTTCAGGAAAGGCGGAACAAGAAGCGGAAAGCATCAGTAATTTTAACAGAAG GTATAAAGGACAGTCCAGGGAAGAATGCGTCAATTCACAAGAAACCAAGGCGTCAAGTACCTAGCAGTGAAGGTGGACCCATAGTGAAACATAGTAAGAATTCTCAAATCCATCGCAAGAAGCAAGACGCACTAGCTCCAATCAATGAAACACCTAGTGACAAAGACAGAATGATCTTGAGAACCAAAGTAATCCTTGATGAGGAGACAATACGAGAATTGGAATTTCTGATGGAAAAACCGGAACATGAAGGCTGCAAATCTGAAAAGTGTGATGAAAGATGGGAGAAAGAGCGGGAATTGTTCTGCGGACGGGTGATATCTTTCATTTCTCGCATGCATCATATCCAAG GTGATAGACAGTTCTCACAGTGGAAAGGTTCAATTGTAGACTCTGTGGCCGGGGTTTTCCTAACTCAAAATGTGTCGGACAACTTATCAAG CTCTGCTTACATGTCCCTTGCTGCTCAATATCCTTGTTACGAAGTCAGATTTACATCAACATTCCAAAACAATATTGAATGTTCAGATACAGAAAGCAGGGATGGAGTTGACATTTGTCATCCTTCAACCTCTGCTGAAAATGTTACAAAGACAGTACAAGAAAGCGGATTGATGTCAGAGAGAACAACTGAAAATTTATTATCATGTCGATCCCGGAACAGAAATGAAAAGACCAAGCTGGAAAAATCTTCAGAAGGAAGTGCTAACCAGGGGATAAACCGAAGAACAAATACGAATGTGGGGAAGAGGGAAAAGGAGGAGATATTAAATGAGCAAGCTGAACCAGTCTTgagaaggaaaaataaaaatgcagaCTTGAAAAGTGAAGCCATTAAATGGGAAAATATGAGGAAGTCATCTGCCTTTGTTAATCCCAAAGAGAGATGTGCTAACACGGTAGATGCCATAGATTGGCATGCAGTCCGTGCTGCAACAGCGGATGAGATAGCGAAAGCTATCATGCAAAGGGGAATGGACAAAAAGCTTGCACTAAGAATTAAG AATTTTATCAACCGCGTGATCCTAGAACAAGGGAATGTGGATCTAGAATGGCTACGTGAAGTTCAACCAGAAAAGGCTAA GGAGTACTTGCTGAGCATTTATGGTTTGGGAATGAAAAGTGTGGAATGCATAAGATTGCTAAGTCTCCAACACCAAGCCTTCCCA GTAGATACAAATGTAGGACGAGTACTCGTGCGATTGGGTTGGGTACCTATTCAACCACTTCCAAGAGGACAAGATATGCATCTTTTGAAAAT GTACCCGGATGCGAAAGATGTTCACAAGTACCTCTGGCCACGGTTGTGCACACTCGATCATCTAACACT ATATGAATTTCATCATCAGCTAATTACCTTTGGAAAG GTCTTCTGTACAAAATCAAGCCCAAATTGTAATGCATGTCCAATGAAAGCAGAATGTAGACATTTTGCAAGTGCTTTTACAAG TGCAAGAGTTCCCCTGACAGGGCCGCGGAAAAAGAGCTCTGCAAATATCGATACTGCTTTAGCACCTGTAGACAGTGCATTCTCTGTAGACAGTTCTTCTGCTCCGACTCAAGCAaatcttgtttcttcttttgccGAAGCCTCAAATTCAGAACATTTGATGGGAGATAACCAGAATGAGCTTATCACCTATCCAGTACTTGAATGTAATGGAGAAACAGATCTCGAAGATTATTGTGCCAGTGACATACCTACGATCACATTTGATCGCGAGGCGTTCAAGGAAAATTTGTTAAGTTACTTAGATGAGCATGATCTCTCGATAAAAGACATTGACCTGTCTAATGCTTTGGTCATTGCCACTCAAGAAGCACCTTTGCCTAAATGGAAGAATATTGGTCGGTTAAGGACGGAGCACCAAGT CTACGAACTTCCAGATTCACACCCGCTGTTAGAAGGG CTAGATAAACGAGAACAGGAAGACCCTTGCCCATATCTACTTGCTATAAGGACACCAG GAAATGCAGCTTCAGAAGAACCTACAAAAGAGAAGTGCCAATCCTCCAACTCCGGTGAAACACTAAAAAAGGTCGAGAAGTGTGAAAACTGCAATTGTGATGAAACCCAAAACAAGGTCGCTCCATTAAATATGGACCCAGGAGGCAATAATCAGACTGTTCAAGGGACACTTCTG ATTCCATGTCGAACAGCAAATAGGGGAAGATTTCCACTCAATGGAACATACTTCCAAGTAAATGAG GTTTTTGCAGATGAAGACTCCAGTCGACAGCCAATTGAAGTTCCAAGGGCATGGATATGGAACTT